The proteins below come from a single Candidatus Korarchaeota archaeon NZ13-K genomic window:
- a CDS encoding glycosyltransferase family 1 protein codes for MRILQVCHRFPPHPGGIEYHVQRLSRFLASEGHEVTVLTTSRGRTGVWEEEGYTVVRLRSHLEPLRNPLPLGLPLISSRMLRGFDIVHMHSVYTFTTLMVYPFTEKSRVVITLHGRAFYRGLAHLLAALHERISFRIVRGAAAFIALNEADAGLMVRRGIDPERVRLIPNFVDVEEMDRIVRRSEPVEGEGDPQLMFVGGLVDAKNLESLLIDLREVSDRASLWVVGDGPLRGRLERLARGMRVRFLGRLSREEWIPYAMGSDAVILPSKSEGFPTIVLEAMAIGRPVILSSTEVHRRLFGESAIFYEPGVRGSLSGALRMLGSEDLREMLRRNRRLVEERYDVRVVGRRILDLYGELRGG; via the coding sequence ATGAGGATACTTCAGGTGTGCCACCGCTTCCCTCCCCACCCCGGTGGCATCGAGTATCACGTCCAGAGGCTCTCAAGGTTCCTGGCCTCGGAGGGTCATGAGGTGACGGTGCTGACGACGTCCCGCGGGCGCACGGGCGTTTGGGAGGAGGAGGGATACACTGTGGTGAGGCTTAGATCTCACCTGGAGCCCCTCAGGAATCCCCTCCCCCTCGGCCTTCCCCTCATATCATCGAGGATGCTTAGGGGCTTCGACATCGTTCACATGCACTCCGTCTACACTTTCACCACGCTGATGGTCTACCCGTTCACTGAGAAGAGCAGGGTCGTGATAACGTTGCATGGAAGGGCCTTCTACAGGGGATTAGCCCATCTCCTGGCTGCTCTTCATGAGAGGATCTCCTTCAGGATCGTGAGGGGGGCTGCCGCCTTCATAGCGTTGAACGAGGCCGATGCGGGGCTGATGGTGAGGCGGGGGATCGATCCTGAGAGGGTGAGGCTCATACCCAACTTCGTGGACGTCGAGGAGATGGACAGAATCGTTAGGAGATCGGAGCCCGTTGAGGGTGAGGGGGATCCCCAGCTGATGTTCGTCGGTGGGCTGGTCGATGCGAAGAACCTGGAGAGCCTTCTGATCGACCTGAGGGAGGTGAGCGATCGCGCCTCCCTCTGGGTGGTCGGGGATGGTCCCCTGAGGGGGAGGCTCGAGAGGCTCGCGAGGGGCATGAGGGTCAGGTTCCTGGGGAGGCTGAGCAGGGAGGAGTGGATTCCCTATGCGATGGGCTCCGATGCCGTGATCCTCCCATCGAAGAGCGAGGGATTTCCTACGATAGTTCTGGAGGCGATGGCCATCGGGAGACCTGTGATCCTCTCAAGCACAGAAGTTCATAGGAGGCTCTTCGGGGAGAGCGCGATCTTCTATGAGCCTGGCGTCCGGGGCTCCCTATCCGGGGCTTTGAGGATGCTAGGGTCGGAGGACCTGAGGGAGATGCTCAGGAGGAACAGGAGGCTGGTGGAGGAGAGGTATGATGTGAGGGTGGTGGGGAGGAGGATCCTCGATCTCTACGGCGAG